From the genome of Trueperaceae bacterium, one region includes:
- a CDS encoding heavy metal translocating P-type ATPase, whose amino-acid sequence MREPERPNTGAGHAAASGETPRSASEGLLDELAAERGRNRMAAVFTGLTGLGLAAAVLAVVVGRAYDGQGSGWLADYVGVGGVAGLVAAVGLAVAFLAGGVPAAAEALAELTRERKFDIDLLMVLAAVAAALVGEPRDGAVLLFLFSLAGTLEDHAFTNTKGAVAALMQLKPETATLLEGDELRVVPSDSVPIGARLLVRPGERVPLDGVLERGASSVDQSPITGESVPVDKAVGDALFAGSINGYGALELRVTKDASSSTLARMIELVTEARASRSPSQRFSDWFGQRYTVLVIAGTALALAAFLLSGTDPHAAFYKAATLLVVASPCAIVISVPAAVLSALARAARMGVLFKGGGALERFGAVTTIAFDKTGTLTEGRMQVTNIMAFGQSDDAALAAAAAIEAASDHPLAKALCLAADSRGLACPTPSDVVAVPGKGLVGKLAGTPHWVGNRKLAAELGVGLAEEAAAALARLESAGKTVVILGDAQRVTGLFGMADVVRPSAAPALSQLARAGVKRFAMLTGDHAAVARDVGRTLGLGSEGVRADLLPDEKVAVVRELGAGGTVAFVGDGVNDAAALASADVGVAMGVAGSDAALEAADVALLSDDLSRLPEAFELAKRANGVIRQNLAFALGIMVLMVIVTLFSHLPLPLGVIGHEGGTILVVANGLRLLGFAPRAHKDAERPATTLSTSVS is encoded by the coding sequence ATGCGAGAACCGGAGCGACCGAACACGGGGGCCGGCCATGCTGCCGCCTCGGGGGAGACCCCAAGATCCGCTTCCGAGGGGCTGCTCGACGAGTTGGCGGCGGAGCGTGGGCGGAACCGCATGGCTGCCGTGTTCACGGGTCTCACGGGCCTCGGCCTGGCCGCCGCCGTGCTGGCCGTGGTGGTCGGGCGCGCTTACGACGGTCAGGGAAGCGGCTGGCTCGCCGACTACGTCGGTGTCGGCGGTGTGGCGGGCCTCGTCGCTGCGGTCGGGCTGGCCGTCGCCTTCCTGGCCGGCGGCGTGCCGGCCGCCGCCGAGGCCCTCGCCGAGCTGACGCGTGAGCGCAAGTTCGACATCGACCTCCTCATGGTGCTCGCCGCGGTGGCGGCGGCACTCGTGGGCGAACCCCGAGACGGTGCCGTGCTGCTCTTCCTCTTCAGCCTCGCCGGCACGCTCGAGGACCATGCCTTCACCAACACGAAGGGGGCCGTCGCGGCGCTCATGCAGCTGAAGCCCGAGACGGCCACGCTCCTGGAGGGCGACGAGCTACGCGTGGTGCCGTCCGACTCGGTCCCCATCGGCGCACGCCTGCTCGTGCGGCCGGGCGAGCGCGTGCCCCTCGACGGCGTACTGGAGCGCGGCGCGTCGAGCGTGGACCAGTCGCCCATCACGGGCGAGTCCGTTCCCGTCGACAAAGCCGTCGGCGACGCCCTGTTCGCCGGCAGCATCAACGGCTACGGGGCGCTCGAGTTGCGGGTCACGAAAGACGCGTCCAGCTCGACCCTGGCTCGCATGATCGAGCTCGTCACCGAGGCCAGGGCCAGCCGCTCGCCCAGCCAACGTTTCAGCGACTGGTTCGGCCAGCGCTATACGGTGCTCGTCATCGCCGGGACGGCGCTGGCGCTCGCCGCGTTCCTCCTCTCGGGCACCGACCCGCACGCGGCGTTCTACAAGGCCGCCACCCTCCTCGTGGTGGCGAGCCCATGCGCCATCGTGATCAGCGTGCCGGCCGCCGTCCTCTCGGCGTTAGCGCGCGCGGCTCGCATGGGCGTGCTCTTCAAGGGCGGCGGGGCCCTCGAGCGCTTCGGGGCCGTGACCACCATCGCGTTCGACAAGACCGGCACCCTCACCGAGGGACGCATGCAGGTGACGAACATCATGGCGTTCGGCCAGAGCGACGATGCTGCGCTCGCCGCCGCCGCGGCCATCGAGGCCGCCTCCGACCACCCCCTCGCCAAGGCGCTCTGCCTGGCGGCCGACAGCCGCGGGCTCGCCTGTCCGACCCCCTCCGACGTGGTCGCCGTGCCCGGCAAGGGCCTGGTGGGGAAGCTGGCCGGCACACCGCACTGGGTGGGCAACCGCAAGCTGGCAGCCGAGCTCGGGGTCGGGCTGGCCGAAGAGGCCGCCGCCGCCCTGGCTCGACTCGAGAGCGCGGGGAAGACGGTGGTCATACTGGGCGACGCGCAGCGCGTCACCGGGCTCTTCGGCATGGCCGACGTCGTGCGGCCGAGCGCGGCGCCCGCCTTGTCACAGCTCGCCCGGGCCGGGGTGAAACGTTTCGCGATGCTCACGGGCGACCACGCGGCCGTAGCGCGCGACGTGGGGCGCACGCTCGGGCTGGGGTCCGAAGGGGTACGCGCCGACCTCTTACCGGACGAGAAGGTCGCGGTCGTCCGCGAGCTGGGAGCGGGCGGCACGGTGGCCTTCGTGGGTGACGGCGTCAACGACGCGGCCGCCCTCGCGAGCGCCGACGTCGGCGTGGCTATGGGAGTGGCCGGCAGCGACGCGGCCCTGGAGGCAGCCGATGTCGCCCTGCTCTCGGACGACCTCTCACGGCTCCCCGAGGCGTTCGAGCTCGCGAAGCGCGCCAACGGCGTGATCAGGCAGAACCTCGCCTTCGCGCTCGGGATCATGGTCCTGATGGTCATCGTCACGCTCTTCTCCCACCTTCCTTTGCCCCTCGGGGTCATCGGGCACGAGGGCGGCACCATCCTGGTGGTGGCCAACGGCTTGCGCCTGCTGGGCTTCGCGCCGCGGGCGCACAAGGACGCCGAGCGTCCTGCGACCACCCTCTCGACCAGCGTGAGCTGA
- a CDS encoding cysteine peptidase family C39 domain-containing protein yields MPILTTLAAAAVLTLPTALGAQASRAWNATPYPLGSVPVVLQSQRNDCGPAVVATLAAWSGSRLELASVTAAARLAPDGLSLGEFARLADRFGFPGTWYRVGPADLAGLPLPFVAHMNVVGSAPLGHLVAVRAVTRGAVTVADPAVGAYVLPLDAFARRFSGRVFLLGAL; encoded by the coding sequence GTGCCGATCCTCACCACCTTGGCGGCAGCGGCCGTCCTGACGTTGCCTACGGCCCTCGGCGCCCAGGCCAGCCGCGCCTGGAACGCCACGCCCTACCCTCTCGGCTCGGTGCCCGTCGTGTTGCAGTCGCAGCGCAACGACTGCGGGCCGGCCGTCGTCGCCACGCTCGCCGCCTGGTCCGGGAGTAGGCTCGAACTGGCTTCGGTCACCGCCGCCGCGCGGCTCGCTCCCGATGGCCTCAGCTTGGGCGAGTTCGCTCGCCTCGCCGACCGCTTCGGGTTCCCTGGCACGTGGTACCGGGTCGGTCCTGCCGACCTGGCCGGGCTGCCCCTACCGTTCGTCGCTCACATGAACGTCGTCGGCTCCGCGCCGCTCGGTCACCTCGTCGCCGTGCGCGCCGTCACTCGCGGCGCGGTGACGGTGGCAGACCCCGCCGTTGGCGCGTACGTGCTCCCGCTCGACGCCTTCGCGCGCCGCTTCAGCGGCCGCGTGTTCCTGCTCGGGGCGCTCTAG
- a CDS encoding apolipoprotein N-acyltransferase, producing the protein MPTFHLVQVLAARRRFLLAAVCGALTALGVTSVAYEATLALSLPAYLVVASAAALPFGAACGAAAFVVARLRGGARRLVWLVPPVFWCCAELATRQEWLAGAWAPSLAVIGYSQAETPAVHLARLGSVTAVSLAVLLANALALEAVHRVMASARLHGWAPRTASATLLPVGGLGLLALVVWSVATGAPAATSLTAVDGATIAAGKQAVGEAVATPGQAVAAAPAGEWGVTRIVVVQPNLPATARAAAGSDETLAAELLATLADLSRSAGTGTAAVTVWPEGVWPGRLGYVSSRAASGAPLTGDQRLTLAGLAPLLTGAASRDEDAGAYGNSAFVLVGSELIHVADKRRLVPFAEAGLTAGTTQGATEVGGVLVVPVICYDIAFPATVRAAARDGAELLAVITDDTFAAGGDVPLQHLRVARLRAVENGVWSAFASNGGPSAIIDPAGRLVERSTPGVATTLGATARLRAGSTPYSRYGDWAGVLTCLAALGLVGAAGREGGGYRRSPSA; encoded by the coding sequence ATGCCGACCTTCCATCTGGTACAGGTCCTGGCCGCGCGCCGGCGCTTCCTGCTCGCGGCCGTCTGCGGCGCGCTCACTGCGCTCGGAGTCACCTCGGTGGCTTACGAAGCGACCCTGGCCCTCTCACTGCCCGCGTACCTGGTCGTCGCCAGCGCGGCCGCGCTGCCGTTCGGCGCCGCTTGCGGCGCGGCCGCGTTCGTGGTCGCGCGCTTGCGGGGCGGCGCTCGGCGCCTTGTCTGGCTCGTCCCCCCTGTCTTCTGGTGCTGCGCCGAGCTGGCGACCCGCCAGGAGTGGCTTGCGGGAGCCTGGGCACCGTCCCTCGCCGTGATCGGTTACTCCCAGGCGGAGACGCCCGCCGTCCACCTGGCGCGCCTCGGCTCGGTAACGGCAGTGAGCCTGGCGGTCCTGCTCGCCAACGCGCTGGCGCTAGAGGCTGTGCACCGCGTCATGGCGAGCGCTCGTCTTCACGGCTGGGCGCCTCGGACCGCGTCGGCGACCCTTCTGCCCGTCGGGGGCCTCGGGCTCCTTGCGCTGGTCGTCTGGTCGGTCGCCACGGGGGCACCGGCCGCCACGTCGCTTACTGCCGTAGACGGCGCGACGATCGCAGCGGGTAAGCAGGCTGTCGGAGAGGCGGTCGCCACCCCTGGGCAGGCCGTTGCTGCCGCGCCGGCAGGCGAGTGGGGCGTCACGCGCATCGTGGTGGTGCAACCCAACCTACCGGCCACCGCGCGCGCCGCCGCCGGGTCCGATGAGACCCTCGCCGCCGAACTCTTAGCGACCCTGGCCGACCTCTCCCGCTCGGCAGGCACAGGAACCGCGGCCGTCACCGTTTGGCCCGAGGGAGTCTGGCCGGGCCGCCTCGGCTATGTCTCATCGCGCGCCGCTTCCGGAGCGCCGCTCACCGGCGACCAGCGCCTGACCCTGGCCGGACTGGCGCCGCTGCTCACAGGCGCCGCGTCGCGCGACGAGGATGCCGGCGCATACGGCAACTCGGCTTTCGTGCTCGTCGGTTCGGAGCTCATCCATGTCGCCGACAAGCGGCGCCTCGTGCCGTTCGCCGAAGCCGGCCTCACGGCAGGGACGACCCAGGGCGCCACCGAGGTGGGCGGCGTCCTGGTCGTTCCGGTGATCTGTTACGACATCGCCTTCCCGGCCACGGTGCGCGCAGCCGCGCGCGACGGGGCCGAGTTGCTTGCCGTCATCACGGACGACACGTTCGCGGCCGGCGGCGACGTTCCTCTTCAACACCTACGCGTCGCGCGTCTACGCGCGGTCGAGAACGGCGTGTGGTCGGCCTTCGCCTCGAACGGCGGCCCCAGCGCCATCATCGACCCGGCCGGACGGCTGGTCGAGCGCTCCACGCCTGGCGTGGCCACCACGCTCGGCGCGACCGCGAGGCTTAGGGCCGGTTCCACGCCGTACTCGCGGTACGGGGACTGGGCCGGGGTGCTCACCTGCCTAGCCGCGCTGGGCTTGGTGGGCGCCGCGGGGCGCGAAGGGGGTGGATACCGCCGATCGCCTTCCGCCTGA
- the rpsF gene encoding 30S ribosomal protein S6 codes for MPNEAAKYDLNVILDPSLSEQQVQAEKDAVALHVERAGGEVLQLDEWGMRRLAYPIRKGNEGYYLIYRLRLSGETPKTIEAALRQRDNVMRVLVVRERPEWKTKKEPKAEGKASVAA; via the coding sequence ATGCCGAACGAAGCAGCGAAGTACGATCTCAACGTCATCCTCGACCCTAGCCTCAGCGAGCAGCAGGTCCAGGCCGAGAAGGACGCCGTGGCGCTCCATGTGGAACGCGCGGGAGGCGAGGTTCTCCAGCTCGACGAATGGGGCATGCGCCGTCTGGCGTACCCGATCCGCAAGGGCAACGAGGGCTACTACCTCATCTATCGCCTACGCTTGAGCGGCGAAACCCCCAAGACCATCGAAGCTGCGTTACGCCAACGCGATAACGTCATGCGAGTCCTGGTCGTCCGGGAACGCCCGGAGTGGAAGACGAAGAAGGAACCGAAGGCCGAAGGCAAGGCCAGCGTCGCCGCCTAA
- the ssb gene encoding single-stranded DNA-binding protein encodes MNTVLLVGTLVQRPELRYTPGGLAILEMNLAGNDHVMGEDDRPRELAWYHRVTLFGAQAETMAEQLQEGTHVFVEGRLNYRTWDAQDGQKRNALDVNAQRVDVVTVGVRTGEPTVIDARGQHRLKDALNQVLIVGNLTRDAELRTTPSGASVTRFGVAVNERFKGRGGDDQERTAFVDVTVWRDLAEGCESLRKGDAVFVIGRLVNDSWTDKEGNRRFTTRLEGQRVEFLTRGPGSGGAGTRPERTVATGAQARPSKLDIDEEFPPEEDLPF; translated from the coding sequence ATGAACACAGTTCTACTAGTCGGCACGCTGGTTCAAAGACCGGAGCTGCGCTATACCCCTGGCGGGTTGGCCATCCTGGAGATGAACCTGGCCGGCAACGATCACGTCATGGGGGAGGACGACAGACCCCGCGAGTTGGCCTGGTACCACAGGGTCACCCTGTTCGGCGCCCAGGCCGAGACGATGGCTGAGCAGTTGCAGGAAGGCACCCACGTGTTCGTGGAAGGCCGCCTCAACTACCGCACTTGGGATGCCCAGGACGGCCAGAAGCGCAACGCGCTCGACGTCAACGCCCAGCGCGTCGATGTCGTCACGGTCGGCGTTCGCACGGGTGAGCCGACGGTCATCGACGCGCGCGGTCAGCATCGCCTCAAGGACGCCCTCAACCAGGTGCTCATCGTGGGTAACCTGACCCGCGACGCGGAGCTGCGCACCACCCCCTCGGGGGCGTCGGTGACGCGCTTCGGCGTGGCCGTCAACGAGCGCTTCAAGGGGCGCGGCGGGGACGACCAGGAGCGCACCGCCTTCGTCGACGTCACCGTGTGGCGCGACCTGGCGGAGGGCTGCGAGTCGCTTCGCAAAGGCGACGCGGTCTTCGTCATCGGTCGTCTCGTCAACGACTCTTGGACGGACAAGGAAGGCAATCGCAGGTTCACGACGCGCCTCGAAGGCCAGCGCGTCGAGTTCCTCACTCGCGGTCCCGGCAGCGGTGGAGCCGGAACCCGTCCGGAGCGCACAGTCGCTACCGGCGCCCAGGCGAGACCGTCGAAGCTGGATATCGACGAGGAGTTTCCACCAGAAGAGGATCTACCCTTCTAG
- the rpsR gene encoding 30S ribosomal protein S18 translates to MAREAREKGGDRRRRGGGRRGRRPRVCPFCAGEYEIMDYHDGRVLRRFISDTAKILPRRRTGVCAKHQRRLATTIKRARMLAIIPITEKLVRK, encoded by the coding sequence ATGGCAAGAGAAGCACGGGAAAAGGGCGGCGATCGCCGTCGGCGTGGAGGCGGCCGCCGCGGCCGCAGGCCACGCGTCTGCCCGTTCTGCGCGGGTGAGTACGAGATCATGGATTACCACGACGGCAGGGTGCTGAGGCGCTTCATCTCGGACACCGCCAAGATCCTGCCCCGTCGCCGCACCGGCGTGTGCGCCAAGCATCAGCGTCGGCTCGCCACCACCATCAAGCGTGCGCGTATGCTCGCGATCATCCCGATCACAGAGAAGCTGGTGCGGAAATGA
- the rplI gene encoding 50S ribosomal protein L9, whose amino-acid sequence MNVILLEPVEKLGEAGDIVRVKDGYARNFLVPQGLALPATKSNQAELQARLAQRARQLAERKSDAERLAAMLGDAKVEIRVKAGEGRIYGSVGNRDIVDALKAAYDVEIDRRKVLLAEPIKVTGEHSVPYRPHPEVTIDLKVLVVAEGEA is encoded by the coding sequence ATGAACGTGATCCTGCTGGAGCCCGTCGAGAAGCTGGGCGAAGCAGGCGACATCGTCCGCGTCAAGGACGGTTACGCCCGGAACTTCCTGGTTCCGCAGGGCTTGGCGCTGCCGGCGACCAAGTCGAACCAGGCCGAACTCCAGGCGCGCCTGGCTCAGCGCGCCCGCCAGTTGGCGGAGCGCAAGTCCGACGCCGAACGCCTCGCCGCCATGCTCGGCGACGCCAAGGTGGAGATTCGCGTCAAGGCCGGGGAAGGCCGGATCTACGGCTCTGTCGGCAACCGCGACATCGTGGACGCCCTCAAGGCCGCCTACGACGTGGAGATCGACCGTCGCAAGGTCCTCCTCGCCGAGCCCATCAAGGTGACCGGCGAGCATTCGGTCCCGTACCGCCCGCACCCCGAGGTCACTATCGACCTCAAAGTGCTGGTCGTGGCCGAGGGCGAAGCCTGA